In one Bufo gargarizans isolate SCDJY-AF-19 chromosome 11, ASM1485885v1, whole genome shotgun sequence genomic region, the following are encoded:
- the ZBTB25 gene encoding zinc finger and BTB domain-containing protein 25 — protein sequence MDQSSHSLLLLQQLNMQREFGFLCDCTVAIGDVYFKAHRAVLAAFSNYFKMIFIHQTSECIKIQPTDIQPDIFSFLLHVMYTGKSPKQSVDQYRLEEGVKFLHANLFTSPASEPTQVLPSDTIQTSNLYGIQISTAQKAPKESLHMRKNQPSATRPIPQGEHPQLQLSLAIGLEGVGSEQQSSHFTSQIGTTVQSIEDIQKSVRSIKQESSESESMSSPNNSLPPSDEVEPNLITSSNRVYSCHYCGEHFESRVTLRDHLHIHVSQSLPFGVPTSILESDDLGEVRPILENIENADTCRLGGYLLNRTEEPLLSANHAEQLQLNQLSFLTKDADPIELNFSFLRKRKFSCTVCGHRFARRSQLLEHVHTHKTKPHKYQRIDNLVEQNLHSYCSNITDISQKEPDLLLDPPEFLGEEEPTDSQENVESVLVE from the exons ATGGATCAGTCCAGCCACAGTCTGCTTCTGCTCCAGCAGCTGAATATGCAGCGAGAGTTTGGCTTCCTCTGTGACTGCACAGTGGCTATCGGGGATGTGTATTTTAAAGCGCACAGGGCCGTTCTTGCCGCCTTTTCCAACTATTTCAAGATGATCTTCATCCACCAAACCAG TGAATGCATTAAAATTCAGCCGACGGACATCCAGCCGGACATATTCAGCTTCCTTTTACACGTCATGTACACAGGGAAGAGCCCCAAGCAAAGTGTAGACCAGTACAGATTGGAGGAAGGAGTGAAATTCCTACATGCTAATCTCTTCACGTCACCGGCCAGTGAGCCAACACAAGTGCTACCGTCAGACACCATACAGACCTCTAACCTATATGGAATCCAGATATCAACGGCACAAAAAGCACCAAAGGAAAGCCTTCATATGAGGAAGAACCAGCCGAGTGCAACAAGACCCATCCCGCAAGGAGAACATCCCCAGCTACAGTTGTCCCTTGCTATTGGACTAGAAGGCGTAGGTTCGGAGCAGCAAAGTTCACATTTTACCAGCCAAATCGGCACCACAGTGCAGTCAATAGAAGACATTCAGAAGAGCGTGAGGTCCATAAAGCAGGAGTCCAGCGAATCTGAATCTATGAGTTCCCCGAACAACTCGCTTCCACCATCAGACGAGGTTGAACCAAACCTCATTACATCGAGCAACAGAGTGTACTCCTGCCATTACTGCGGCGAGCACTTCGAGTCCCGCGTTACGTTGAGAGATCACTTGCATATTCACGTGTCTCAGTCGCTTCCATTTGGAGTCCCAACGTCTATTCTAGAGAGTGACGATCTGGGTGAAGTGCGTCCCATACTTGAAAACATTGAGAATGCTGACACTTGCCGGCTTGGGGGCTACCTTCTGAACCGAACTGAGGAGCCACTTCTGAGCGCGAACCACGCAGAACAGCTCCAACTCAACCAATTGTCTTTCCTCACAAAAGACGCAGATCCTATAGAACTAAACTTCTCGTTTTTACGGAAGAGGAAATTCAGTTGCACGGTGTGTGGACACAGATTCGCCAGACGAAGCCAGTTGCTGGAGCACGTACACACTCATAAAACAAAGCCACACAAGTACCAGAGGATTGATAACTTGGTGGAGCAGAACTTGCACAGCTACTGTAGTAACATTACTGATATCAGCCAGAAAGAGCCTGACCTGCTGCTGGATCCTCCCGAGTTCCTTGGAGAAGAGGAGCCCACGGATTCACAGGAAAATGTGGAATCTGTTCTAGTAGAATAA